A window of the Branchiostoma lanceolatum isolate klBraLanc5 chromosome 13, klBraLanc5.hap2, whole genome shotgun sequence genome harbors these coding sequences:
- the LOC136447564 gene encoding leucine-rich repeat-containing protein 15-like yields the protein MQGPKGITKFSETMSIVWFLLTIAAIPVEGQRQPACDSVGDGSPVCSCGPGRVSCKDADLTDVPTDIPPDTDTLELSGNKITSLPAMVFDGLPQLATLELSDNKISSIEVGAFDGLGGSLEKLDLSNNELVSLEEGMFRNLASLVYLYLKDNKISTVSSGVFNGLSSLIQIFFDGNRISSFPVGAFSGATSLWALELPRNQINRLDNILPSLPFDQIGSLDLSGNNLGSPEPSAFSGLSRLSTLTLKSCSISALPEDVFLGLESLSALYLDDNNLVELRNNSFGTHPSLGILGFSNNKITTIDAGLFSRFPRLAHLELRSNKLASLPPGIFDNLPRLEGLQLDNNTLECLEDPDIFKDLQNLRVLDLQENNLKSLPSGIFSESSLERLKFLSLHYNALTEIENGTFDNLPSVEYIYMQYNPLKKVGCGMVPTKDMSPFLETFTISCTCDLEPLFDCPEFAWLGYKTLCLSPIWIWRTPLNYTSPDRWGCDGADANGANWFSLAILLLLSNLFIST from the exons ATGCAG GGCCCTAAAGGAATCACCAAGTTCTCAGAGACTATGAGCATCGTGTGGTTTTTGCTGACCATCGCAGCCATCCCAGTAGAGGGGCAGCGTCAACCGGCCTGTGACAGTGTGGGAGATGGCAGTCCCGTCTGTAGCTGCGGGCCCGGGCGCGTTTCCTGTAAAGACGCCGACTTGAcagacgtaccgactgatattCCACCCGACACGGACACCTTGGAACTCTCCGGAAACAAGATTACGTCACTTCCGGCAATGGTCTTCGACGGTCTTCCTCAGCTAGCTACTCTCGAGCTTTCTGATAATAAGATTTCTTCCATAGAGGTGGGGGCCTTCGATGGGCTGGGCGGCAGCCTCGAAAAGCTTGACCTAAGCAATAATGAGCTAGTGAGTTTGGAAGAGGGAATGTTTAGGAATCTAGCATCTCTGGTATACCTGTATCTTAAAGACAATAAGATATCGACCGTAAGTTCAGGTGTCTTTAATGGATTGTCAAGTCTAATCCAGATTTTTTTCGATGGAAATAGGATTTCGAGTTTTCCAGTTGGTGCGTTTTCAGGCGCGACGTCCTTGTGGGCATTAGAACTCCCCAGGAACCAAATAAATAGGTTAGACAACATCTTACCGTCGCTTCCTTTTGATCAAATTGGAAGTTTGGACCTGAGCGGCAACAATCTAGGGAGCCCAGAACCATCAGCGTTCAGTGGTTTATCGCGTCTTTCGACTCTTACTCTGAAATCTTGCAGCATCTCAGCTCTACCCGAAGACGTTTTTCTTGGCCTAGAAAGTCTAAGCGCTCTCTATTTGGACGACAACAATTTGGTAGAGCTGAGAAATAACAGTTTCGGTACCCATCCTTCACTGGGAATCCTCGGCTTCAgtaacaacaaaataacaacgATAGATGCTGGTCTTTTTAGCAGATTCCCGCGTCTAGCTCACCTTGAGCTACGCTCGAATAAACTAGCCTCCTTGCCGCCTGGTATATTTGACAACCTTCCTAGACTTGAAGGACTTCAGCTAGACAATAACACTCTAGAATGTCTTGAAGATCCCGATATCTTCAAGGACCTTCAGAACCTCCGCGTTCTTGATCTTCAAGAGAACAACCTAAAAAGTCTTCCGTCCGGAATATTTAGCGAATCCAGCCTGGAACGTCTCAAGTTTCTGAGTCTTCATTACAATGCCCTTACTGAAATCGAAAACGGAACCTTTGACAACCTTCCTAGTGTAGAGTACATCTATATGCAGTATAACCCACTGAAGAAGGTAGGCTGTGGGATGGTCCCGACAAAGGACATGTCCCCGTTTCTAGAAACGTTCACAATTTCGTGTACGTGTGACCTGGAACCCCTCTTCGACTGTCCCGAGTTCGCCTGGCTTGGCTACAAGACGCTCTGCCTGTCCCCGATTTGGATTTGGCGCACACCGTTGAATTATACCTCGCCGGATCGCTGGGGCTGTGACGGTGCGGATGCTAACGGTGCAAACTGGTTTTCTCTGGCCATCCTATTGTTGTTGTCTAACCTCTTTATCAGTACCTGA